In Armigeres subalbatus isolate Guangzhou_Male unplaced genomic scaffold, GZ_Asu_2 Contig155, whole genome shotgun sequence, a single window of DNA contains:
- the LOC134202995 gene encoding uncharacterized protein LOC134202995 → MGKTSRKPTQKRAAKKSTNKNVRNEAKTKNLEFLLDPEQPRPLQIRAVPIQKWAHEKETSVAPVPATIQPPSEARTQHAEKSAVRVPLIDMDDDHNKHLLDIRSNLLRDWNSDTESDVDDSSVSIELTDSAKVVGRAKGNSLARVDKEAPIIKSYTARPVSKGEPTRTTEPSQKSFPKYKKTYISSSAAISTVVRSDIDMSDTDHDLISECPFEMRAPLPASMTEQSAGVCKLKRLNEESNIRCISLTDSLNAKVHGSLRDDVFTEEAGFPDKPN, encoded by the exons atggggAAAACGTCGAGAAAACCTACACAGAAACGAGCAGCCAAAAAATCCACGAACAAAAACGTCCGGAATGAAGCGAAAACTAAAAACTTGGAGTTTTTGTTGGATCCTGAACAG CCGAGACCATTGCAAATTCGGGCCGTGCCAATCCAAAAGTGGGCCCACGAAAAAGAAACATCTGTAGCACCAGTTCCAGCAACGATACAGCCGCCATCGGAAGCAAGAACACAACATGCAGAAAAATCCGCAGTCAGAGTCCCGTTGATCGATATGGACGATGATCACAACAAGCATCTGCTGGACATCCGATCTAACCTACTACGGGATTGGAATTCAGATACGGAAAGCGATGTAGATGACAGTAGCGTGAGCATTGAACTGACCGATTCTGCGAAAGTGGTAGGAAGGGCTAAAGGTAACTCATTGGCTCGTGTTGACAAAGAAGCTCCTATCATAAAAAGTTACACAGCAAGACCGGTTTCGAAAGGCGAACCAACGCGAACCACAGAGCCCAGTCAAAAGTCATTCCCTAAATACAAGAAAACTTATATTAGCAGCAGCGCAGCAATTTCGACGGTTGTACGTTCAGACATCGATATGTCCGATACGGATCATGATTTGATCAGCGAGTGCCCTTTTGAGATGAGAGCACCTTTACCAGCTTCTATGACAGAGCAATCAGCCGGTG TTTGT AAACTCAAACGTTTGAACGAAGAAAGCAACATCCGTTGCATTTCgttaactgattcgttaaatGCAAAAGTGCATGGATCGCTGCGGGATGATGTTTTTACAGAAGAGGCAGGATTTCCCGATAAGCCaaattaa